GGGCCATCACTAGATGCTAATTTCTTTAGGCTTGTTGATCCACAAAGAATAGATGTCAAATACATAGAACATGCCCTAGAGAAGCTACACACATTGAAAGAGTGCTGCTATGAGCCGGTGCAGTGGCTCAAGGAGCAGTATGATAAGTATGACAAGCTCCGGCGACCTCCCAAATCACGTACTCTTAATTTGGCAGATGGATTGGTATATGTCCGGAGGGTGCAAGTTACACCATGCAAAGTGTATTTCTGTGGTCCAGAGGTCATTGTATCTAATCGTGTATTGCGCCACTTTTCAGAGTACATTGACAATTTTCTTCGAGTTTCCTTTACTGATGAAGAGCGGAATAAGATGTTTCCATCAGACTTGTCACCTCGTAAAGCTGCAAATGAGAATGGAAGGACGGAAATTTATGAGAGAATACTGTCAACACTGAAAAATGGCATAGTTATTGGGGATAAAGAGTTTCAATTCCTTGCCTATTCTTCAAGTCAATTAATGGAAAATTCAGTATGGATGTTTGCTTCAAGACCCGATCTTACTGCTGCTGATATAAGAAGATGGATGGGTGATTTTAGTGAGATAAGAAATGTGGCGAAATATGCTGCCAGGCTTGGTCAATCTTTCGGTTCTTCCAGGGAAACACTAAATGTTGGTAGACATGAGATCGAAATGATTCCTGACATAAAGGTAAGAGATGCTTACCGCTCTACAGTCGAGTATGTCTTCTCTGATGGCATTGGGAAAATCTCTGCTCAATTTGCAAGGCAAGTTGCCACGAAATATGGCCTAAGCTACACTCCTTCTGCTTTTCAAATTCGGTATGGTGGCTTTAAAGGTGTTGTGGCTGTTGATCCCACTTCATCAAAGAAGTTGTCGCTGAGACAGAGCATGAAGAAATATGAATCCAATAACACCAAGTTGGATGTTTTACAGTTTAGTAAATACCAGCCTTGTTTCCTCAATCGCCAGATAATTACTCTTTTGTCTACCCTGGGGGTCGAGGATGTTGTATTTGAAAAGAAGCAGAGAGAAGCAGTTGCCCAGTTGGACACTATTCTAACTGATCCAGTGAAGGCACATGAGACTTTAAAATTAATGGCTCCTGGAGAGATTGCAAAAGTTCTCAAGGAGATGCTGAAATGCGGCTATAAGCCTGATTCTGAACCATTTCTTTCAATGATGCTGCAAACTTTCAGGGCATCAAAACTGCTGGACTTGCGGACTAAAACAAGGATATTTATACCAGATGGAAGATCAATGATGGGATGTCTGGATGAAACCAGAACCTTGGAATATGGCCAGGTGTTTGTTCAGTTCTCTACTGCTGGGCGTGGgcagttttatgatgattctATCTCGTATTTTAAGCACAATAGTATTCTTGAGGGGAAGGTGGCGGTTGCAAAAAATCCGTGCTTGCACCCTGGAGACATTCGTATTCTAAAAGCTGTTGATGTGCCAGCATTACATCATATGGTGAACTGTATTGTCTTCCCCCAGAAAGGAAACAGGTAAATATTATATGGTTTATGTGTAACTCATTCAGAGAATGTTGAAGTTTCTGGAATTGAGATTAGCTTCTTGAAGATGAATTGAAAATATACAGGTAGGCTAAGATCCattagtttcttttgtttctgtGAGAACTGTTAATTGCTATTCTCCTACTGTTCTTTAATAATATTTAAGTCAAACAGGATTGGAAGTAAAAAGAGATTCTAAGATCCattagtttcttttgtttctgtGAGAACTGTTAATTGCTATTCTCCTACTGTTCTTTAATAATATTTAAGTCAAACAGGATTGGAAGTAAAAAGAGATTCTTCTCTTATTTTGCCTAGTTACTGGTACGAAAGAGCAATTTACATTTTCTCGCATGAAAAGCAAATAGCAGATAGCTGTCTTGGGTGTGATTTGGTTGCTTGACTACATTGCTTAGAAACTTTCGAGAGCATAAACAATCTGTAAGCCCTAAGAGAGCATTTGTAACGAAGATTCTTAACAAAATGAATGCTTATTTGTGTTTCATTCCTACCATTACATTGTTTGGTTATCAATTCATTGGCAAAAGGGATTCATTCCTTTGGGGAATCTTAGAACCAAAGCAAAAAATGGGTATGCCTGCAGATAGCTTTTCTTGGCTAATTGGTAGAGTTATCTAAACGCAGTCAGGGAACGTTAGATTCATTTAATTGTTTCATATCTCATGTCCTGACCTGTGATGTCTGTTCCTTCATTTCAATCTTTTACATTCAAGGGAGACCTAAGAGATTTCTTTTTGCATCACCTGGCTTGTTGCAAGTGAAGTTGAATGAATTCTTGGGTTAAGGCCTTAAATAAAATGTTGTGCTTGGACTGGATCTTGAACTGCTTATTAGGTCTTTAAGATCATACATCCTAGACTTAGGGACTTTCCTTTTATGGTTTTTAGCAAAGGATTTCTTACTTAGCAAATGAGCATTAAGGTATCAGTTTCATGGCCAGAAAAAATCTGGCTTCACTATTGAGGTTCTATTTCCAAATTTTGCTATTAAATAGAAAGGAATCAGTATTATTACTTTTTACCTGATATATTTGTGTACTGTTGGGTCTTCGTTATTGCTAATCTTAAATAGCTGTTTAATGATGATTCTTGGGAAAGAAAAGAGTGGATGCAAGATGATTTTGACATAGTAGCTATTTCTAGCAGTTTAAGAAAACTATTGGGTAAAAATATACAAAACAGGGTCTAGAATGGATTGTGAAATGAACCTGTAAgaacacaaggaagaaaattttATTAAGAGCATAAAAATTATGATGAGTTTTGGCAATAGGGAGTATAAGAATGTAAGCATATTTTGatcttaatttttgttatgcCTAAATTATTCTCATGTATTTTAATTAGTGTTATTGCATCCCAATCATAACactaataagaaaaatgaaaattttcaataagttACATCTCAAAAGTATTGGTAATTAAAATTAAGAACTACCCATTTATAACTTTATTCACCAATCAttttcttcatctccaattATTATATGTGTTAAAACTATTTTCAATCATTATATTCTTATGCGTGATAATTAAAGTTAACtgtatttttaatatatattggTTTAGAAGAAAATTACGATTGATAAGAAGACAAAAGGTTATAAACAATTAATGAGCAAACAAAAGGTTGTGTTGATGATTAAATTCACTATATTATGTGATGTTGACTaagaaaacttcaaaaaattatcgataattataaaaaatatatataacaaaAAAAGTTTACAGCTAttgaaattgataaaaatttgttGTATCCAAATCAGAATGTTTTAGTATGTATTTTGCTCAAGTTTTTTTGTATACACTAATTTGACACAACATAAAAAATTTGTCACAATCCATGTAAAATATGCAATGACTTAGCTTAGATATGACAATCATTTAGAGTCCAAAAAACTTTTAATTGCCTTGTATATAATAAACACTTTTTACAACTAACAATTGCTTAATTTTGTTTATTATATGGTTTCTTAGTTAATATTATACGAACAACTTAGCTTAAATATGATAATCTTCTATCTTCAGAGTTTTTATAACTGTAGAATGCACAAAAAACTTTTAATTGCTTTGTACACAATAAACATTTTGTACAACTACCAATTGTTTAATTTTGTTCATTATATAGTTTCTTAGTTATACTATGCTAATCAAAATTTTACACAGAAATTTAATATATTCAAGATTttatattttggaaaaatatataTTCTCGTGCAAAGCATGTGAGTTGTTACTAGTTTTCTTAGGAGCACGAGGAAGACGTAGTGCAGATGTTGTTTAAAATAAGGTGAATATTAGTCAAGGCTGTATGTAGGAAAAATAGAAGACTGCTAATCTGCATTTAGAAAGCTTGAAACTGCAGCAAATCTGGGAGCTGAAGGACGGGTATGATTACGGCTTATTTTGCTGACAGAATGTTTCCTGAAAACCACTCCTTTAACATGGGTCAGGATATCTTTACTAGATACAAATGATTGAATTTAAGGGTTCACTATGATATCTAATATGCTTAGTAAAGCTCAATTTGGATAAACAAGGAACTCCTATGTTTTAAGCTTTTGACGACCAACTAATTGAAATTATTATGTAGGATATAGCTAGTGTGATTGACATCATGGTTTCTGAATATTTCTTTCTGATTCTGATGTCAATCACAGGCCTCATCCAAATGAATGCTCTGGAAGCGATTTGGATGGAGACGTCTACTTTGTTTGTTGGGACCGTGACCTGATTCCGCCTCAGCAACACCCACCTATGGATTACACTCCTGCACCTCCAATGCAGCTGGATCATGAAGTTACAATTGAGGTACTAATACTTTAATACAAAAATTGTTGGCACGAAAAATTACGCGCACGTAGTAGCGTAAGCAATTTgacacatataaaaatatgtggGAAGAGAAGGAGAATAAATACACAGATAAATACTTAATAATTTACTAACTCAAAATCCAACAATAACAAATATCAAATCGTAGGTTTTCGCTCACGACAACTCACAACTCTCAGCTATGAAACTTTCCCTCAAACTCACTTTCAAAACTGAAGTCGACTCAACTTAACTCTCGAAATAATAATCTACTAAACTGGTAGTATTTATAAACTTTAAAACTTTCTAAAACAAATACAACTATAAAGTGAAACTTATTTGGAAATTGATTTGAAATTTCCTAATCTATTATAGAAACTAAACAAATAACATACCAAAAGATTAATTAGGAAATTAGATACTAAAATAGATTTGTTTAATTTCCTTCATTGACTCCCTTAAATCAAACTCTTCATTATGATCACATCCAATGCCATATTGAGCTTGGATTTTCATGAAAAATTCAGTCAACGAATAAACGATGTGCAACTCAATCTTGTTTTCAATTATCAACTTCATCTTTTCTCATAGCAGTGGACGCACTTTGTATTTTATAAATTATTTCTCACCAATTTCTTCTTAATCAAAATACTCATTGATATAAACCCATTCATCACCAAAGTCACCATATTTACTACCAACGTAAGTGTCCAAAAATACAAAATCATAGATAGCTTTTTTACCAAAATTATCACTAGGGGTGTGCATTCGGTACAAATTCggttatttgattatttgaattcgatttttttggttattttactTGTAAAACTCCAAATCgctttcaaattcaaatttggaaTAACCGAATTCATTCAATTACCGAATTGAATTCGAAAACAGTCATGAAATCAATTATAACCGAATTGGATAGTAATTTCCACATAACTAAATGGGACTCACTTATATAGTTGTATACACTTAGTCATTTAGTCACTTATAATTTACTAATGATGTATTGCATTACACTTAcatttattcctatttttttatatagtttaaaTGCTTGATTTGCAAATAATTTGATTGCTTTCGATGGTGAATACTAATATATTAATATGTTGACATACAATTCTTATACATTTGCTTAAACTTAACCATAGTGCTTATTGTCTATGTTTAAACAAGATTAGTGATTAAAGAATATAAATTCACATattgtatatgtaatataaataTAGAGTATATTAATACTTGCAAGTTAAAAATTACACattcaaatatttaataatCCAAACATGAATGATAAACCAATGTCTAAATTataattactaattatgtttttttttatatattatcaCTGTGCACTGATTCGCTAATtatgtttaatatttagtattacACTTATACTTATACTTACTTAACAAGTTATATACCTAAATaaatttttctctcctttctgTCAAGTTTTCCTGATCTCTTTAGTTGATTGACCAATCAAATCTTTCAATCTGACAACCTTCAAGAATCAACAAATTTAATAGGGCCTTTTTTTCCTAATCACTGCACAACACCAACAATCTCAACAGAGTCCCCCTTTTTTTAGACCTTTGTTCAGTTAAGGTCACTTTCCCCTAATTTCAGTCAACAAATGAGTACTCCAAGACCAATTCTCATGATCCAATTTTTCAATATATGAGTATTCTATCACAACCTCTGTACCTTTTTATGGTATAGGTTTATCTATCAAAAATTTTGCACTCTCTCCAAGCACCACAGACATCGTAGGATCAAACTCTTGAATCTAGAGTTTTGGTACCACTTGTTAGCACGAAAAATTATGCGTACATAGTGTAAGCAATTTTgacacatataaaaatatgtagGGAAAGGagaataaatacataaataaatacTCAATAATTTACTATCTCAAAATCCAATAATAGCAAATATCAAGTCGTAACTTTTCGTTCACGACAACTTACAACTTTCAACTACAAAGCTTTCCCTCAAACTCACTCTCAAGACTTAACTCGACTCAACTCAACTCTCCAAATAATAATCTACTAGATTGGTAGTATTTATAAACTCTAAAATTTCCTAAAACAAATACAACTGTAAAGCGAAACTTATTTGGAAATTGATTTGAAATTTCCTAATCTAATATGgaaaccaaacaaacaagacatcaaaaagaattaggaaattaaatattaaaatagtttggtttaatttccttcaAAAATGCTGTAGAAGaacttatttttttaatagctatttctattgggaagggGACGTAGATTATTGAACCCACAGCTTGATGAGTAGGAAAGGAACCTGCCTTCTACTTTCTACTTTTAATCTCTGTCTGGTGACTAATTATCAGAGCAGTGGTGTTGTCTTGCCATTCTAGCAAATTTCTAGTGGTGCTGTTTTGTAACGTACAAGCATGATTGACGCCTAGTTGTGGTTCATGACACTTTCGTTTTCAGGATGAAGCATGGTAGTATTTCTTTCGGCTATGCTAGCGTTCATCATCTTGCTTTATTCATTCCCGAGACATCTGCAATTCTGTATTCTGATCTTCCTTCGAACTAATTTATTTGACAGCAAAAGTTACAGAATAAATGATTTTCTACGTTCATGCAGTTTAAGAGTCGCTACTACTGCCTTTGACCTATCGCAGTCGTGTAATTTTGTCCTAATAGATTTCTTTCTGCTCAGTCAATTTTAGATGGTTACAGAGATTCTCTATCTTTATGGATGACTAAAAATAAACGATATTGTTTTTTCATTGAAGGTAAATGGTTGAAGCCCATTAACATCGTCTGTTAGCACCCATAAAACTGCCACATAAATTAAGAACCTTTGATGAATTTAGCATTGGATTACaagatttaaaaataaataaataaataaattttgttttgctcgcattatatgtacataattttcaattatctttttatctcacatatatcacatcacagaAAGTATTATATTAATTATCTCAAagaaatatctcaaataacctcatatccaaacaaacccatgtTATTTGTTATTTGTTTTTGTCCTTTTATACTCTGCAAATATCGTCCAGCAAAGAAGCATTTGGACAAGTGGAAGAGTTCCTAATCCGCATTGAAGGATGCTAAGACCTTTGTTATTCCTCTATCCGCTATCTGTACAATTCTAGGAACTCTTCTGTTTTCTCCTCAATCTGCTTAACTATGAAACAGTGTTCACCAGGGTtatagccctgtgtcttagaaAAATAAGATGCTTCATTGCATTCCCATGCATATATAGTGTTTTTGGAGCAAATATTCTTATGCAACATATGCTTCTCTGTTGCAGGAAGTTGAGGAGTATTTCGCCGACTATATCATGAATGACAGTTTGGGAATCATTTCAAATTCTCATATTGTCTTTGCTGATCTGGAACCACAAAAGGCCAGGAGTAATCGATGTCTAGAGCTTGCGAAGCTCCACTCGATTGCAGTTGACTATCCAAAGACTGGTGTTCCTGCTGAGGTACCATCTCATCTACGTGCCAGAAAATATCCTGATTTCATGGAAAAGTCTGAAAGGCAAACGTATGAGTCGCAGAATGTGATCGGAAAGCTTTTCCGAGAGGTCAAAGGAAAGGCACCATTCACAAGCTCCATTGAACCATTTACGAGGGAAGTGGCAAGAAAATCATATGATACTGATATGGAAGTGGATGGATTTGAGGATTATGTTGATAAAGCTTTTGATTACAAAAGCGACTATGATTATAAATTGGGTAATTTGATGGACTACTATGGCCGAAAAACTGAAGCAGAAATGTTGGGTAGTGGTATGATGTGGGTGTCAAAATCTTTGGACCGGAGAAATGATGCAGAAGCTGTTGGAATGGCCGTGACGTCCTTAATGAAGGAAGCTAGGTCCTGGTTCGGCGGGGATGGTGGTCACTCTGATGATGCATACGCAAAAGCATCAGCATGGTACCATGTCACTTATCATCCAGATTACTGGGGTCGCTACAGCGTGGGACCGAACCGAGCTCACTACATTAGTTTCCCATGGTGTGTCCATGATAAGCTGATTCAGATTAAAAAGGGAAGCAGAAGAAGGTCTCAGCTCATTGCAGCGCCACGTGCCCTCTTTCCAATTCTGACTACTGCTATTGCAGCTGCCATTCTCTTATTCCTAAccgcattttattttttaagccaTTAAGTAtgttgataagagtttattttacgtatttttaagtgcattttattagttaattttgagttgattatttagttttataattaaaataaagaggttttggtaaaattatatatttttggtaaaagtggataatattgcatttctattgattttaatggtaaaaacttcatttttatgcaggaatgatgattcaatcaccaaaggatgtcaaatgaggtaaaaaatagagatttggtgatgaattcaagtggcaacaagaagaatgaagtgaaaaacgttcaagtgaggaaatgcaatacaagtcagttttgacactcttcagtattttgaccatatctggagctacacttatcggattgaggtgatctttataccattttaaagctaagaaagagacctacaattcgtatgaatacatcgaaatccatttctgccatcttcatgggcaaaacgttggaatacagaagctgcattctgtggtcggaagttaaaacagaggtttgaacaggtgacagtatttcgatcatatctcaggttacaatgctccgatttggatgattcttgaagcattggaaagctaactcaaagggctacaacttttgtgttttgcacaaaagctagtttggcctttatcatggagaaaatcgcagttgaaataaggccagagtgaaaacgcgagtagaaaaaacgcgagtttataccgcgttttgtgtaggcgcgttttatagccgaaattctgcaatttgactcagtcaattctcttgtgtgcataccactttccagctataagatgcaagggaattcggtgcacatgcttctgcaataaaagagaagaccaaatgagtgtggacaaaaggaaacatcatatctttgacttctttttacaaaatctgagtggaggaaattatgaagtgagaggaatggaatttctaccaccttttatgcagaaatacaGGGGAGAAGCCTGATGACCAGACGTAGCTAGTTTTtcttcttgcaacaagttttctctctagttaagagttcttagagaagcatttagagttttcacttgtaatcatattgtgcaagaacatagcaggaattggagagcttcaccttcaattggctaagctttcttttatctttcttatacttgtactttatgatgttttgcagtaataaacttgtgaatttgattgttaaatcattcatgagtagctaaactccttcatctagggagtagatgaaacttatggctaaataatactaattgaatgtgatttacacttgttatatcttgagttaacttgtctacttgtgtagctgtgatttcttgttattgattgatcaccaatagcatgtttatagtgttattattcaatgagaattggtaataacaattgaaacacatgagtagtgcttgagttgtatgttcatgaaaatagagatacacttaggtggattattgagcatttcatgaaataaaacggagtagtagtagtatttcaccatgaaaatagggaaatctatattgctctaagccatttcatcatgaagatgagacttggtaatcttggaaataaatctctggttaagcaagaataatagcaagaagtaaatccattcatttgtgtagtttatgccataagtggaatctacatccctagaatcttcattaagtgaaatttctctatttgcattcagcatttgttaaactagatttgtatatcagatttgtagattacagcattagactttctctgctcaaaaattaattgtaagtctaaataatagagagaacaggggcttagtaattgtttaaattgctcctcgtgggatcgacccgatacgcatcttgtactaaaattgcgacctgtatacttgcagtccaacgggtgtaaaatcggaattaaacttgcacttaaagtaaaaacccgtcaagtttttggcgccgttgccggggagcggcaatattagagcctaatcatctttattaatttagacagtattatttttttttatatttaatcttattttgtaatcagtttttgacaattgaagttgcataatatctcttatttctgtttgtagtgtatgcaccgggcGTCTCGGGAAGTtacacctttcgatccagaaattgagaggacactagaggaacaagagatttggcaaccgatagaggacattttg
This window of the Coffea eugenioides isolate CCC68of unplaced genomic scaffold, Ceug_1.0 ScVebR1_1096;HRSCAF=1894, whole genome shotgun sequence genome carries:
- the LOC113754895 gene encoding probable RNA-dependent RNA polymerase 1, with protein sequence LSGAPRIFKKLEESPYRYFKETPYDQWVRATDFTSSCIGQSSGICLELPRGIQLPNLGDYKESDSQFTLENGFPYSDNLVLVPILRPPEGLYLPYEILFQVCCLVQTGCLPGPSLDANFFRLVDPQRIDVKYIEHALEKLHTLKECCYEPVQWLKEQYDKYDKLRRPPKSRTLNLADGLVYVRRVQVTPCKVYFCGPEVIVSNRVLRHFSEYIDNFLRVSFTDEERNKMFPSDLSPRKAANENGRTEIYERILSTLKNGIVIGDKEFQFLAYSSSQLMENSVWMFASRPDLTAADIRRWMGDFSEIRNVAKYAARLGQSFGSSRETLNVGRHEIEMIPDIKVRDAYRSTVEYVFSDGIGKISAQFARQVATKYGLSYTPSAFQIRYGGFKGVVAVDPTSSKKLSLRQSMKKYESNNTKLDVLQFSKYQPCFLNRQIITLLSTLGVEDVVFEKKQREAVAQLDTILTDPVKAHETLKLMAPGEIAKVLKEMLKCGYKPDSEPFLSMMLQTFRASKLLDLRTKTRIFIPDGRSMMGCLDETRTLEYGQVFVQFSTAGRGQFYDDSISYFKHNSILEGKVAVAKNPCLHPGDIRILKAVDVPALHHMVNCIVFPQKGNRPHPNECSGSDLDGDVYFVCWDRDLIPPQQHPPMDYTPAPPMQLDHEVTIEEVEEYFADYIMNDSLGIISNSHIVFADLEPQKARSNRCLELAKLHSIAVDYPKTGVPAEVPSHLRARKYPDFMEKSERQTYESQNVIGKLFREVKGKAPFTSSIEPFTREVARKSYDTDMEVDGFEDYVDKAFDYKSDYDYKLGNLMDYYGRKTEAEMLGSGMMWVSKSLDRRNDAEAVGMAVTSLMKEARSWFGGDGGHSDDAYAKASAWYHVTYHPDYWGRYSVGPNRAHYISFPWCVHDKLIQIKKGSRRRSQLIAAPRALFPILTTAIAAAILLFLTAFYFLSH